Proteins encoded in a region of the Mesoflavibacter profundi genome:
- a CDS encoding acyl-CoA thioesterase codes for MRFHTRKWVKPEDLNPNGTLFGGKLLAWIDEEAALYSIVQLENNRVVTKYMSEINFMSKATEGDIVEIGIDVKKFGSSSLTLKCEVRNMRTRETIITVEDIIMVNLGDDGKPKPHGKTKIEYIKDRLKEQ; via the coding sequence ATGAGATTTCACACAAGAAAATGGGTAAAACCCGAAGATTTAAATCCTAACGGAACATTATTTGGTGGTAAATTACTAGCTTGGATAGACGAAGAAGCTGCGCTTTATAGTATAGTACAACTAGAAAATAATAGAGTTGTTACCAAATACATGAGTGAAATTAATTTTATGAGTAAAGCTACAGAAGGCGATATTGTTGAAATTGGTATTGACGTTAAAAAATTTGGTAGCTCTTCCTTAACACTAAAGTGCGAAGTGCGTAATATGCGAACACGCGAAACCATTATCACAGTAGAGGATATTATTATGGTAAATTTAGGAGACGATGGTAAACCTAAACCACATGGTAAAACCAAAATAGAATATATAAAAGATAGATTAAAAGAACAATAA
- a CDS encoding TlpA disulfide reductase family protein, producing MSIFNRIFGIAIIFLLFTCNKNADNVETETSVNPTPILKLENNQFYISGLTFSDSLKTVYLSRIETNVPQIIDSAIVKNKTFNFSGFISNPEEYIITTNLSDSPFRFLVDASKIEVFINQNVEKSASYSSTTIQKQYKSYRDSITAFRNKGVKLYYDLKGDFSSKKIAKLKLDRVKLFAERSRYTRDFIKNNPNSYLSVILLKNEINAYGIKEIRTLFDNLSPDLKSIASVKTLDSVITEIETTDRNSKIIDIQLTETPIKKIEYRPKAYGFSGVNPYGETLSLQSIPKGKVILIDFWASWCGPCRATNPQLVTLYNKYHNQGLEIFSISEDKGTTEWINAIATDNLQWDYHIIDNNKSIAFRYGVESIPFKLLIDKNGNIASEKISGNALESRIKTLLAE from the coding sequence ATGAGCATTTTTAATAGAATTTTTGGTATCGCTATTATCTTTCTTTTATTTACTTGCAACAAAAATGCTGATAACGTTGAAACTGAAACTTCAGTTAATCCTACTCCTATCCTAAAACTGGAAAACAACCAGTTTTATATCTCTGGATTAACTTTTAGCGATAGTTTAAAGACGGTTTACCTTAGTAGGATTGAAACTAATGTACCGCAAATTATAGATAGCGCTATTGTAAAAAATAAAACCTTTAATTTTTCAGGATTTATATCAAATCCAGAAGAATATATTATCACTACTAACTTAAGTGATTCTCCGTTTAGATTTCTTGTAGACGCTTCGAAAATTGAAGTATTTATTAATCAAAATGTAGAAAAATCGGCAAGTTATTCTTCAACTACGATTCAAAAACAATACAAATCTTACAGAGATAGTATAACTGCATTTAGAAATAAAGGTGTGAAATTGTATTATGACTTAAAAGGCGATTTTTCATCTAAAAAAATTGCGAAACTTAAGTTAGACAGAGTAAAGTTATTTGCTGAAAGAAGCCGTTATACAAGAGATTTCATTAAAAACAACCCAAATTCTTATTTATCGGTAATACTTTTAAAAAATGAAATTAATGCTTACGGAATCAAAGAAATTAGAACTTTATTTGATAATCTATCTCCTGATTTAAAAAGTATTGCAAGTGTAAAGACTTTAGATTCTGTAATTACTGAAATAGAAACTACAGACAGAAACTCTAAAATTATAGATATTCAACTAACCGAAACACCTATAAAAAAAATAGAATATAGGCCAAAAGCTTACGGTTTTTCTGGTGTAAATCCATATGGCGAAACATTAAGTCTACAATCCATACCAAAAGGAAAAGTAATTTTAATAGATTTTTGGGCAAGTTGGTGTGGACCATGTAGAGCTACAAATCCGCAATTAGTCACCTTATATAATAAATACCATAATCAAGGGTTAGAGATATTTAGCATTAGCGAAGATAAAGGGACAACCGAATGGATAAATGCAATTGCAACCGATAATTTACAATGGGATTATCATATTATAGACAATAATAAAAGTATTGCTTTTAGATATGGTGTAGAGTCTATACCGTTTAAGTTATTAATTGATAAAAATGGTAATATTGCTAGTGAAAAAATATCTGGAAACGCTCTGGAATCTAGAATTAAAACATTGCTTGCAGAATAA
- a CDS encoding DUF3817 domain-containing protein, which translates to MSLLNVFRIVALLEGISYILLLFIATPLKHFGNDPTYVRLLGMPHGLLFVAYIALAILLKPEQQWNKRTFLIILAASLIPFGTFYVDKKFLAPKK; encoded by the coding sequence ATGAGTTTACTTAATGTATTTAGAATTGTTGCCTTATTAGAAGGTATCTCATATATTCTTTTATTATTTATAGCTACACCTTTAAAGCACTTTGGTAACGATCCAACTTATGTAAGATTATTAGGTATGCCACATGGTTTATTATTTGTTGCCTACATAGCTTTAGCAATACTTTTAAAGCCTGAACAACAATGGAATAAGCGTACATTTTTAATAATATTAGCAGCATCTTTAATTCCGTTTGGTACCTTTTATGTTGATAAAAAATTTTTAGCACCAAAAAAGTAA